In a single window of the Schistocerca gregaria isolate iqSchGreg1 unplaced genomic scaffold, iqSchGreg1.2 ptg000569l, whole genome shotgun sequence genome:
- the LOC126315318 gene encoding exosome complex component RRP46-like, which yields MSDPPILPIKSLSSRLGILSRADGSCQWTQGCGCVLAAIYGPTYVKASSSSNFSDTVFLDVRPIYEINDNQILNSNLNGRQNLTELKYYLLSIFKPLIFDPLYPRCKISAIIQIIEYDSNILSCCINAMAMALIDAGVSISHLVSAVTLSTTHRPDPSEPFSITLDPTQEQLQLSLCSLVTAWNHTGTSSFELLLNHCPPNDPDLSVTAYRATLAASKLAASKILHFQRLSLTQKTLYQLQPKPQDQKKHKPQSKNKK from the exons ATGTCCGACCCCCCCATCCTCCCCATCAAATCGCTCTCCTCTCGCCTAGGCATCCTCTCCCGCGCCGACGGCAGCTGCCAATGGACTCAGGGGTGCGGCTGCGTCCTCGCCGCCATCTACGGCCCAACCTACGTCAAGGCATCCTCCTCCTCCAACTTCTCCGACACCGTCTTCCTCGACGTCCGACCCATCTACGAAATCAACGACAACCAAATCCTCAATTCCAACCTCAACGGACGACAAAACCTCACTGAACTCAAATACTACCTCCTCTCCATCTTCAAACCCCTCATCTTCGACCCACTCTATCCTCGCTGCAAAATATCCGCCATCATACAGATCATCGAATACGACTCCAAT atCCTCTCCTGCTGCATCAACGCCATGGCTATGGCGCTCATCGACGCGGGCGTCTCCATCTCTCACCTCGTCAGCGCCGTCACCCTCTCCACAACCCACCGCCCCGACCCATCCGAGCCGTTCTCCATCACCCTCGATCCAACCCAAGAGCAACTACAACTCTCCCTCTGCTCTCTCGTCACCGCTTGGAACCACACCGGCACCTCCTCCTTCGAACTCCTCTTGAACCACTGCCCTCCCAACGACCCAGACCTGTCTGTAACCGCCTACCGCGCCACTCTCGCCGCCTCCAAACTCGCCGCCTCTAAAATACTCCACTTCCAACGACTCTCGCTCACCCAAAAAACGCTGTACCAACTCCAGCCGAAACCGCAAGACCAAAAAAAACACAAACCTCAAAGCAAAAATAAAAAGTAG
- the LOC126315430 gene encoding TIP41-like protein yields MMFGKSFMRFRHEPSGLEYNFDAMGAIRQVRLEPETSIKVAASENWVRSNRKHVESIRASGKPGEKEEFDWTYTSWYMGEVRRKSGTTAPSRRDSGGAKEMPYEKLRNTSEPVLHYAEVHFYEDELSDHGISQYGVKCRVMPTYWFCLARFWLRVDRSFFRVLETRLYHEYGSEEILREYTRKEGKWGEVCQRVTDMGDIKNPNKFSHVLDPICRTVDSILLE; encoded by the coding sequence ATGATGTTTGGGAAGAGTTTCATGAGATTCAGGCACGAGCCGTCCGGTTTGGAGTACAACTTCGACGCGATGGGGGCCATCCGCCAGGTGAGGCTAGAGCCAGAGACGTCTATCAAGGTGGCCGCTTCCGAGAATTGGGTGCGCTCCAACCGAAAACACGTGGAGAGCATTCGCGCGAGCGGGAAGCCGGGCGAGAAGGAGGAGTTCGATTGGACTTACACGTCTTGGTACATGGGGGAGGTGAGAAGAAAATCTGGTACAACTGCGCCGAGTCGACGAGACTCGGGAGGGGCGAAGGAAATGCCGTACGAGAAGTTGAGAAATACGAGTGAGCCGGTTTTGCACTACGCGGAGGTGCATTTTTACGAGGACGAGCTTTCCGACCACGGCATTTCTCAATACGGCGTGAAGTGCAGAGTGATGCCGACGTATTGGTTTTGCTTAGCGCGCTTTTGGCTTCGGGTGGACCGCAGTTTTTTTCGGGTGCTGGAGACGAGGTTGTATCACGAGTACGGGAGCGAAGAGATTTTGAGGGAGTATACAAGGAAGGAGGGGAAGTGGGGGGAGGTGTGTCAGAGAGTGACGGATATGGGGGACATCAAGAATCCGAACAAGTTTTCGCACGTGTTGGATCCAATTTGCAGAACAGTCGATTCAATTTTGCTCGAGTGA
- the LOC126315312 gene encoding uncharacterized protein LOC126315312, with protein sequence MGANESSLEPNAFEVPGTGIEGIETPTWRNMRCLKLNNGELTSSYFLGIDTCHEMFIHLVKKYSKNRCIGVRDIKEDSDEYVWLDYETVLQKVKCVGSGLRGMGLETNAKIAIYTKNRLEWILVIQACYAQSYVSVPTYETLDDKKVLQILREAEVECLFCGQDKIERLQANCGEVPRLRYIVAFDYVRDGGVKGGLPGIEVLSFKELLERGQNDPVPFTPPSRTDIATICYTTANSVSQSRGCLLTHGNLLAGISACLYSGIQLTEADVYLSYLPLAHMYQRLFVEACLMAGAAVGFYAGDISTLFDEVARLKPTIFSSVPRVFNKFHKRIVQVVESFGEFYKMVFDAVLQVKRDSIRKRRTLRSYVWDRLIFYFIRNLVGGRVRLVISGSTPLSSKLQDFMRVSLSCPLVQGYGLTETTGMCTLQTVEDLSVDNVGPPLTCCEVKLVSIPELGYSVADVPPRGEICVRGFNVFDGYLNGEKGRLSRVDGDNWFHTGDIGSIGEDGNLVVLDGKRNFVRVKEKGFVSFEKLEAVLSKSKCVSQIFVYGECDQPALVAVVVLEVSEMRDWIGEGGAVDELCRDERVRKRVLEDMVEVGIEHGLADYELVRDVYLESVPFTIESGELSRKHKLKRMNLKNKYADVIVSMFRRCGEREAAEVKSEDFEGFCSEEKEGTVLGSGGELVEKGGRHVVECRGVGDGEARNERGVESVLLDAGFDELSLNVEERSPASEDLSETVPNGSSSTEEKSGGLSLTNKSSSLDELPSNGNLLSVVEVADSSIFVVKEVRGKPVKQFGCLLPQKEPLVEENNIKMSECFPVIF encoded by the exons ATGGGAGCTAATGAATCCAGCCTCGAGCCGAACGCCTTTGAAGTTCCGGGAACCGGCATAGAGGGCATTGAAACGCCTACCTGGAGAAACATGCGTTGTCTGAAATTGAATAATGGAGAATTGACATCAAGTTATTTTCTTGGAATAGACACATGTCATGAAATGTTTAT TCACTTGGTTAAGAAATATTCTAAGAACAGATGCATTGGGGTCAGGGACATCAAAGAGGATTCTGATGAATATGTGTGGTTGGACTACGAAACAGTGCTCCAGAAGGTGAAATGCGTCGGCTCGGGGCTAAGAGGCATGGGACTCGAGACT AATGCTAAGATTGCCATCTACACGAAAAACCGGCTGGAATGGATACTGGTTATCCAGGCGTGCTACGCCCAGTCCTACGTGTCGGTGCCGACATACGAGACGCTTG ATGATAAGAAGGTGTTGCAGATATTGCGCGAAGCGGAGGTAGAGTGTTTGTTTTGCGGACAGGATAAGATAGAAAGG TTGCAGGCCAACTGCGGCGAAGTACCGAGGCTGCGATATATCGTTGCGTTTGACTACGTGAGGGATGGTGGTGTGAAGGGAGGGTTGCCTGGTATCGAGGTGCTATCGTTTAAGGAACTTTTGGAGAGGGGTCAGAATGATCCGGTTCCTTTTACGCCTCCGTCTCGCACCGACATTGCGACTATATGTTACACTACCGCCAACTCTGTTTCGCAGAGCAGGGGTTGCCTGCTTACTCATGGGAATTTGTTGGCTGGAATTTCTGCTTGTTTGTATTCTGGGATTCAGCTCACGGAAGCGGATGTGTACCTGAGTTATCTTCCGCTGGCGCACATGTACCAGCGTTTGTTTGTCGAGGCGTGTTTGATGGCTGGGGCGGCGGTTGGGTTCTACGCTGGGGACATAAGTACTTTGTTTGACGAGGTGGCGAGGTTGAAGCCGACGATTTTTTCGTCAGTGCCGCGAGTTTTCAACAAGTTTCACAAGCGAATTGTGCAAGTCGTCGAGTCCTTTGGAGAGTTTTACAAGATGGTGTTTGATGCCGTGCTCCAGGTGAAGCGGGATAGTATTAGGAAAAGGAGGACGCTTCGTTCTTACGTTTGGGACAgattgatattttattttattagaaatTTGGTGGGGGGTCGAGTTAGATTGGTGATTTCAGGTTCGACGCCGCTCAGTTCGAAGCTTCAAGATTTCATGAGGGTGTCTTTGTCTTGCCCGTTGGTGCAGGGCTATGGCTTGACGGAGACGACCGGTATGTGCACGTTGCAGACGGTGGAGGATCTGAGCGTAGACAACGTGGGTCCGCCGCTGACGTGCTGCGAGGTGAAGTTGGTGTCGATTCCAGAGTTGGGATACTCGGTTGCGGACGTTCCTCCGAGGGGGGAGATTTGCGTCCGTGGATTCAACGTGTTTGACGGATACCTGAACGGCGAGAAGGGGAGGCTTAGTCGAGTGGACGGAGACAATTGGTTTCACACGGGAGACATTGGGTCGATAGGCGAGGATGGCAATTTGGTCGTGCTGGACGGGAAGAGAAATTTTGTCAGGGTGAAGGAGAAGGGTTTTGTGAGTTTTGAGAAGTTGGAGGCGGTATTGTCGAAGAGCAAGTGCGTGTCGCAGATTTTCGTGTATGGCGAGTGCGATCAGCCGGCGTTGGTGGCCGTGGTGGTTTTGGAGGTGAGCGAGATGCGAGATTGGATAGGTGAGGGAGGGGCGGTGGACGAGCTGTGCAGGGACGAGAGGGTGAGGAAGAGGGTTTTGGAGGACATGGTTGaggttgggatcgagcacgggttGGCGGATTATGAGTTGGTGAGGGACGTGTATTTGGAGTCGGTTCCGTTCACGATCGAGTCCGGAGAGCTGTCGCGCAAGCACAAGTTGAAGAGGATGAATTTGAAGAACAAATACGCGGACGTGATAGTGTCTATGTTTAGGCGCTGCGGCGAGCGGGAAGCGGCGGAGGTTAAGAGCGAAGATTTTGAGGGGTTTTGTTCAGAAGAGAAGGAAGGCACGGTATTGGGTAGTGGAGGGGAGCTGGTAGAGAAGGGCGGTAGGCACGTGGTGGAGTGTCGGGGTGTTGGCGACGGCGAGGCGAGGAATGAGAGAGGGGTGGAGAGTGTGTTGTTGGACGCAGGGTTTGACGAGTTGTCATTGAATGTAGAGGAGAGGTCGCCTGCGAGCGAGGATTTATCAGAGACAGTGCCGAACGGTTCATCGTCGACAGAGGAAAAGAGCGGAGGTTTATCGCTGACGAACAAAAGTTCATCCTTGGACGAGCTGCCGTCTAACGGAAATTTGTTGTCGGTGGTCGAGGTGGCGGACTCGTCGATTTTCGTGGTGAAGGAGGTGAGGGGGAAGCCAGTGAAGCAGTTTGGATGTTTATTGCCCCAGAAGGAGCCTTTGGTCGAAGAGAACAACATAAAAATGAGTGAGTGTTTTCCCGTGATTTTTTAG
- the LOC126315429 gene encoding protein pirA-like gives MGREGVKERVLELMEPEVRRFREFMEFQRRSVDLFVGVVKEFAGKLKELPPSDELSLCMIRLVDLLMLLDALKNIKASMNNDYSYYKRVSGALSRGPEVEGEESRVESKNELGFFLATRHSIMMLAKQELLKLASRSSYQRLLAYFAHRSADWFEGGRYVTPGERFQLLRAIPCFLYLMDIDKGRGSMGSVKKVRLDRFVQLFHAYPIVPLYGDMQMVVWSVLEQAPSYAREVWRLDEGSLERFWSEHSVLSSIESIRRVYQEYHVLLVSTIENVREYFEVYPEVSVTETDRLLASQVYDVVLRGMRLLSEWTAKILWQSAWKYAHPNREGGDEKTTEYERAVRYNYTPEEKEALIELVSILKSLESIMVCASSKLSLMLQSSAYFQVRAFLHQRLLEMVGRVAKRRSRHPQTHAGMQLLLRLLSARDPRREWEGHGQRAGSVEEAVPCPGALSGTRLELVRVVLSHILHRPRKYRILEEKDLSESELRSLESFNHQLFLQAYLVRYDSCMRAITDLGELWYREFYLELSNRVQFEIESSLAWNLIDHVLEVSPSRMGSIVHLLNLYDCAAYRALHVINQRFLFDEIASEVNLAFDQLVYKLSLCNFGHYKAKAALFLVDREYLDKSLSACAVEKDRVQLCDSVFEPLYEQRAVRLLGRSLDLNQLIAERTNRMLLDNLDYVISVFEASPITSIVEFEHLFENVRLTHQFMSAAGLQLDEWDDLVSQVDSRHSLDSAHGRIFLHIIFELVADLMPNYVFNSCLSRFVAGPVFRRQEEVPRGSKPPVKHVFLHGSRALNSVFDQISHLTSHFFGPRHVQSILKLLGKDSVSSLIDELVDNMKLRLLNVIKPHISEIICGMPVNKTSLPKLHYGLDAAYEYFRAKTKDIANYPVLVTEVFQHFREWAESLYSVSPNNHSVFKLALHRLHLMLKPFQDLWGLSAGPVDNPTFPIDQTYEFHRIWSALFFLFLIDLPTNERFNKSSIELVGEGFLWAGFSITYLLGQHLRFLSLDFSLHLSHISKHSHSPPQDAPHTHFTLFLHRLNKLLPTSHRILSTLLSTYPLPVPLHFHRVSFVPPPSSDSELHKKFVSSL, from the exons GTGGAGAGCAAGAACGAGTTGGGGTTTTTTTTGGCGACGAGGCACAGCATTATGATGTTGGCGAAGCAGGAGTTGTTGAAGTTGGCGAGTCGGTCGAGTTACCAGAGGTTGTTGGCGTACTTTGCGCACAGGTCGGCGGATTGGTTTGAGGGGGGTCGATACGTGACGCCGGGGGAGAGGTTTCAGTTGTTGCGCGCGATTCCGTGTTTTTTGTACTTGATGGACATAGACAAGGGTCGGGGGAGCATGGGGAGCGTGAAGAAGGTGAGGTTGGATCGGTTCGTGCAGTTGTTTCACGCGTACCCGATTGTGCCGTTGTATGGGGACATGCAGATGGTGGTGTGGAGCGTGTTGGAGCAGGCGCCGAGTTACGCGAGGGAGGTGTGGAGGTTGGACGAGGGGTCGCTGGAGAGGTTTTGGAGCGAGCACAGCGTGTTGAGTTCGATAGAGTCGATTAGAAGGGTGTACCAGGAGTACCACGTGTTGTTGGTGTCGACGATAGAGAACGTGAGGGAGTATTTTGAGGTGTACCCGGAGGTGTCGGTGACGGAGACGGACAGGTTGCTGGCGTCCCAGGTGTACGACGTGGTGTTGAGGGGGATGAGGTTGCTGAGCGAGTGGACGGCGAAGATTTTGTGGCAGTCGGCGTGGAAGTACGCGCACCCGAACAGGGAGGGGGGGGACGAGAAGACGACGGAGTACGAGAGGGCGGTTCGGTACAACTACACGCCTGAGGAGAAGGAGGCGTTGATAGAGTTGGTGTCGATATTGAAGAGTTTGGAGTCGATAATGGTGTGCGCGAGTTCGAAGTTGTCGTTGATGTTGCAGTCGTCGGCGTATTTCCAGGTGAGGGCGTTTTTGCACCAGAGGTTGCTGGAGATGGTGGGGAGAGTGGCGAAGAGGAGGAGCAGGCACCCGCAGACGCACGCCGGCATGCAGCTGTTGCTGAGGTTGTTGTCGGCGAGGGATCCGAGGAGGGAGTGGGAGGGTCACGGCCAGAGAGCCGGGAGCGTGGAGGAGGCGGTGCCGTGTCCGGGGGCGTTGTCGGGGACGAGGTTGGAGTTGGTGAGGGTGGTGTTGTCGCACATTCTGCACAGGCCCAGGAAGTACAGGATTTTGGAGGAGAAGGATTTGTCGGAGTCGGAGCTGAGGTCGCTGGAGTCGTTCAACCACCAGTTGTTTTTGCAGGCTTATTTGGTGCGGTACGATTCGTGCATGCGCGCGATAACCGATTTGGGGGAGTTGTGGTACAGGGAGTTCTACTTGGAGCTGAGCAACCGGGTTCAGTTCGAGATAGAGTCCTCGCTGGCGTGGAACCTGATCGACCACGTGTTGGAGGTGTCGCCGTCGAGGATGGGGTCGATCGTGCACTTGCTGAACCTGTACGACTGCGCGGCGTACAGGGCGCTGCACGTGATCAACCAGAGGTTTTTGTTCGACGAGATTGCGTCGGAGGTGAACTTGGCGTTCGACCAGCTCGTGTACAAGCTGTCTTTGTGCAATTTCGGCCACTACAAGGCCAAGGCGGCGCTGTTTTTGGTGGACAGGGAGTACTTGGACAAGTCGTTGTCGGCGTGCGCCGTGGAGAAGGACAGAGTCCAGCTGTGCGACAGCGTTTTCGAGCCGCTCTACGAGCAGCGAGCGGTGCGGCTCTTGGGGCGCTCGCTGGACTTGAACCAGCTGATCGCGGAGCGCACCAACCGGATGCTGCTGGACAACCTCGACTACGTCATATCGGTGTTTGAGGCGAGCCCGATAACCTCGATCGTCGAGTTCGAGCACCTCTTCGAGAACGTCAGGCTGACGCACCAATTCATGTCGGCCGCCGGACTCCAGCTGGACGAGTGGGACGACCTGGTGTCGCAGGTGGATTCCAGGCACTCGCTGGATTCCGCGCACGGGAGAATCTTCCTGCACATCATCTTCGAGCTCGTCGCGGACCTCATGCCCAACTACGTCTTCAACTCGTGTCTCAGTCGCTTCGTCGCGGGACCCGTCTTCAGGCGCCAAGAGGAGGTGCCCAGGGGCTCGAAGCCACCGGTCAAGCAcgtcttcctccacgggagtcgcGCTCTCAACAGCGTCTTCGACCAAATCAGCCACCTCACCTCCCACTTCTTCGGCCCCCGACACGTCCAGAGCATCCTCAAACTGCTCGGCAAAGACAGCGTCTCCTCTCTCATCGACGAACTCGTCGACAACATGAAACTCAGGCTCCTCAACGTCATCAAGCCCCACATCTCCGAAATCATCTGCGGCATGCCCGTCAACAAAACCAGCCTCCCCAAACTCCACTACGGACTCGACGCCGCCTACGAGTACTTCCGCGCCAAAACCAAAGACATCGCCAACTACCCCGTCCTCGTCACCGAAGTCTTCCAGCACTTCCGCGAGTGGG CTGAGTCGCTCTACTCCGTCTCGCCCAACAACCACTCCGTCTTCAAACTCGCCCTCCACCGCCTCCACCTCATGCTCAAACCCTTCCAAGACCTCTGGGGACTCTCCGCCGGCCCCGTCGACAACCCCACCTTCCCCATCGACCAAACCTACGAGTTCCACCGCATCTGGAGCgccctcttcttcctcttcctcatagacctCCCCACCAACGAACGCTTCAACAAGTCCTCCATCGAACTCGTCGGCGAGGGCTTCCTCTGGGCCGGATTCTCCATCACCTACCTCCTCGGACAACACCTCCGCTTCCTCTCCCTCGACTTCTCCCTCCACCTCTCCCACATCTCCAAACACTCCCACTCCCCCCCTCAAGACGCCCCTCACACCCACTTCACCCTCTTCCTCCACCGACTCAACAAACTCCTCCCCACCAGCCACCGCATCCTCTCCACCCTCCTCTCCACCtaccccctccccgtcccccttcACTTCCACCGCGtctccttcgtccccccccccagcTCGGACTCCGAACTCCACAAAAAATTCGTGTCCTCCCTCTGA